A part of Brassica rapa cultivar Chiifu-401-42 chromosome A05, CAAS_Brap_v3.01, whole genome shotgun sequence genomic DNA contains:
- the LOC103868634 gene encoding leucine-rich repeat receptor-like protein kinase PXC2, producing MKKSTNRNPAFRHVITALYFSLHHKPLISSDSSRLELINRRLCELGRGGIGVVYKTSLQEGRPVAVKKLTDSGLIKSQEEFEREMRKLGKLMHKNIIKIKGYYWTQSLQLLSYEFVSGEAYTDISMGTSACVLSGKVKSTLGYTALKFACRTVKITEKCDVYGFGILVLEVVTGKRPVEYAEDDVMVLSETVREGLEEGRVEEFVDGRLRANFPAEEAIPVLKLGLVCGS from the exons ATgaaaaaatcgaccaataggAACCCTGCATTCAGACACGTCATCACAGCTTTG TACTTCTCATTACATCACAAACCTTTGATCTCTTCGGATTCTTCACGATTGGAGCTTATAAATAGGCGTTTATGCGAACTGGGTCGTGGTGGGATCGGAGTGGTTTACAAGACGAGTCTCCAGGAAGGGCGTCCTGTGGCAGTCAAGAAACTGACCGACTCGGGTCTGATCAAGTCGCAGGAGGAGTtcgagagagagatgagaaaaCTCGGCAAACTGATGCATAAGAATATCATTAAGATCAAAGGGTACTACTGGACGCAATCTCTGCAGCTCCTGAGCTATGAGTTTGTCTCAGGGGAAGCTTATACAGACATCTCCATGGGGACGAGTGC GTGTGTCTTGAGCGGAAAGGTAAAGAGCACGTTGGGGTACACAGCCCTGAAGTTTGCATGCCGGACGGTCAAGATAACAGAGAAGTGCGATGTGTACGGGTTTGGGATCTTGGTGCTGGAGGTGGTAACGGGGAAGAGGCCGGTGGAGTATGCGGAGGACGACGTGATGGTGCTGAGTGAGACGGTGAGAGAGGGGTTAGAGGAAGGGAGAGTGGAGGAATTCGTTGACGGTAGGCTGAGAGCGAACTTTCCGGCGGAGGAGGCAATACCAGTGCTAAAACTAGGGTTGGTATGTGGGTCCTAA